A window of the Podospora bellae-mahoneyi strain CBS 112042 chromosome 6, whole genome shotgun sequence genome harbors these coding sequences:
- a CDS encoding hypothetical protein (EggNog:ENOG503NUTB; COG:Q), with product MDEFTGNLEGKVAIVTGASRGIGATIATTLAQHGCAVVINYNNSAAEAKILGKQINKDYDVTTYAVQADVSKPEEVAQLFEKTVKVLGRVDIVVSNAGVEHFGNLAAVQSEEIDHVFDVNVKGQFFVAQQAEKYMEERGRLILTSSISAVMGVPHHTIYAASKAAVTGMTKCLAWDFGKKNITVNCIAAGGVKSDMYDKNAKEYMKDGDELSVAEIDARISSWSPLGRVGMPEDIAGVVALLASDEAGWITGQTLHVSGGAHMATA from the exons atggATGAGTTCACAGGAAATCTTGAGGGCAAAGTTGCAATCG TAACCGGCGCCTCTCGCGGCATTGGGGCAACCATTGCAACCACACTCGCTCAACATGGATGTGCTGTAGTAATAAACTACAACAACTCCGCCGCAGAAGCCAAGATCCTGGGGAAACAGATTAATAAGGACTACGATGTGACAACCTACGCCGTGCAGGCCGATGTCTCCAAACCCGAGGAAGTAGCCCAACTGTTTGAAAAGACTGTCAAAGTGCTGGGAAGGGTTGACATAGTTGTCAGCAACGCTGGCGTTGAGCATTTCGGCAATCTTGCTGCAGTGCAATCGGAGGAGATCGACCATGTCTTCGATGTCAATGTCAAGGGCCAGTTCTTCGTCGCTCAACAAGCGGAGAAGTATAtggaggaaagggggaggcTGATACTGACAAGCAGTATTTCTGCCGTAATG GGCGTACCACATCACACAATCTATGCGGCGTCCAAAGCGGCGGTTACGGGAATGACCAAGTGCCTGGCATGGGATTTTGGAAAGAAGAACATCACAGTGAATTGCATCGCAGCTGGCGGTGTCAAGAGTGATATGTATGACAAGAATGCAAAGGAGTACATGAAGGACGGGGATGAACTGAGTGTGGCGGAAATCGACGCTCGTATATCATCTTGGAGTCCACTAGGAAGGGTTGGGATGCCGGAAGATATTGCTGGTGTGGTTGCATTGCTGGCAAGCGATGAAGCAGGATGGATCACTGGACAGACCTTGCATGTTAGTGGAGGCGCTCACATGGCCACTGCCTAA